In one Amia ocellicauda isolate fAmiCal2 chromosome 2, fAmiCal2.hap1, whole genome shotgun sequence genomic region, the following are encoded:
- the nktr gene encoding NK-tumor recognition protein isoform X5, with translation MANRGKDTNGSQFFITTKTAPHLDGVHVVFGLIISGFEVIKQIENLKTDSASRPYADVRVIDCGQLITKSANDVLGCKRKLLSCSSDSSVSSLDTLSLSSTSESDSDSEEKYRRRKRKRPAKSRHAKRRRKEGKGKENNQRPSSSQRKPEVVEDEKEKDLNVKRDKPVVRPEEIPPVPENRFLLRRDVPIQVAEPEQTKQVISSITKDLKPAVTKSGRKIKGRGTMRYHTPTQSRSRSKSEDDRGSSETPPHWKEEMQRTKTYKPPSGEKWSKGDKLNDHHSSRWKDRSASPWSRSWSHEYFSDRSSERSSEHRTPRKEKKKTKHKKKSKKQKHSKRSKRLKSKAKDSPLSEDGSSLSSSRRSKISSNHERRSRSLSTSSRHSSRKDWTGSDKKHRSSPSSKGSRSYTRSKSRSRSYSRSRSRNHSRSRSRSSSRSGSLSRSRSRSHRSTSSRSSRNTPINESNKAKADASRPATVTNEKAAPPAATESAPVLPISDSPPPSRWKPGQKPWKPSYVRIQEIKAKTVPTPLAQTSLKTKSVKEKDRISSHCSQYRNSDSERSKDSRNYSDRSYEYKRRSHSRSSRSRSYSRSYSRSQSRSRSSSRSGSREKYESRSSSYSRSDSYNSYDDEKNKKSSSVWRKLYNKRQESSPEATVEDKHVANSRKSSLKKDSRSLSSSEYSTDSENSQVERSKKDDTDSKRQKSKTDSPSETDSVHPADPKLDEPSVDQALAVEGKKSKSGWDSDSDNSRKKVTNKDQSSAAQQPDPSRMEEKSENSKAFPISKWDSESDSEGVAKKSNADDSKRSSSKEEGEASSETESEGQISLHSKTSRVSVNASPADSDAHIMTAVQTEHFPVAEVSEVVVVSEKHKSRKKAKRKHKHKKRSSAKSEERAKSKSKSKKSKKKHQKPKETFHWQPPLEFGEEEEEEQQSQKKQGSLKKGVLKETPLKPIRRRTLSKCEDNEVIVITEESQKLPKEKCSSQADAHSVKDITERTKPGHQSKQSSVSGTSPNKKETTDLITTRTNYVNTNNKPLPKSPDQPEPSDDSMEICTPEHHTPDRNDFYGITEISETISHSKESPLGISKDAFRLTPVDHSKVSSSTLLVNNCSGEENARTEVSVAVTDPKWKPLKGISNQQPVGIRNFEVKSIDTSDPGENKPQGLRIEIKSKSRVRPGSLFDEVRKTARLNQRPRNQESSSEERSPSVEDKGKSRSRTRSHSKSRSVSSLRTRSRTRSLSYSRSRTRSRSSSYSYRSRSYSRSRSRRRYSRGRSRTRSSTYRSYRSRSSRTYSRSHSRSRSYDRQRRSRSYSYDSYYSRSRSRSSRRRSDSYRKSRSYDRRSRSYRSYSRSDRSYSRRRSHSGSSRYS, from the exons ATGGCCAACCGAGGCAAAGACACAAATGGCTCGCAGTTTTTCAT AACGACAAAAACAGCACCGCACCTGGATGG AGTGCATGTGGTCTTTGGACTGATTATCTCAGGTTTTGAGGTGATCAAACAAATCGAGAATCTGAAAACTGACTCTGCCAGCCGACCTTATGCAGACGTGAGGGTGATTGACTGTGGCCAGTTAATAACAAAATCTGCAAATGATG TTTTGGGGTGCAAAAGAAAGCTACTGTCCTGTTCATCAGACAGCTCTGTCAGTTCTCTGGATACCTTGTCGTTGTCCTCAACCTCCGAGTCCGACAGCGACTCGGAGGAGAAGTACAGGCGCCGCAAGAGGAAAAGGCCTGCAAAGAGCAGGCATgccaagaggaggaggaaggagggAAAGGGGAAGGAGAACAATCAGAGACCTTCATCAAGCcaaagaaa ACCGGAAGTGGTCGAGGATGAAAAAGAGAAGGACTTGAATGTGAAAAGAGATAAGCCTGTGGTTCGACCTGAAGAGATTCCCCCGGTGCCAGAGAACAGATTCCTACTCCGCAGAGACGTGCCCATCCAGGTGGCTGAACCCGAGCA aaCAAAACAGGTCATTTCCTCAATAACAAAAGATCTCAAACCAGCTGTAACAAAATCCGGACGTAAAATCAAAGGACGAGGTACAATG AGATATCACACTCCTACGCAATCGAGGTCCCGGTCGAAGTCTGAGGATGATCGAGGAAGCAGCGAAACCCCCCCTCACTGGAAGGAAGAAATGCAGAGAACGAAGACGTACAAACCGCCCAGTGGAGAGAAATGGAGTAAAGGAGACAA ATTGAACGACCATCATTCAAGCAGATGGAAAGACAGAAGTGCCTCGCCGTGGTCAAGGTCCTGGTCACACGAGTACTTCTCTGATCGCAGCAGTGAGAGGTCCAGCGAACACAGGACACCCagaaaagagaagaagaaaactaAACACAAGAAGAAGTcaaaaaagcaaaagcattCCAAGAGGAGTAAAAGGTTGAAAAGCAAAGCCAAAGATTCTCCCCTGTCCGAAGATGGGTCGTCCCTCTCTTCGAGCAGAAGATCAAAGATCTCCAGCAACCACGAAAGGaggtctcgctctctctcaacCTCCTCGAGGCATTCCTCCAGGAAAGACTGGACGGGATCCGATAAAAAGCATCGTTCCTCTCCGTCTTCCAAAGGCTCCCGTTCGTATACACGGTCGAAAAGCAGGTCAAGATCGTACTCTAGAAGTAGATCTAGAAACCATTCAAGATCGAGATCAAGGTCTTCCTCAAGGTCAGGAAGTCTGTCCAGGTCCCGATCCCGATCTCACAGAAGTACATCTTCCAGATCGTCAAGAAACACTCCGATTAACGAGAGTAACAAAGCAAAAGCAGATGCTTCAAGACCAGCCACAGTTACCAATGAGAAAGCGGCGCCACCAGCAGCCACTGAGAGTGCTCCAGTTTTACCTATAAGTGATAGTCCACCTCCTTCTCGATGGAAACCTGGACAAAAGCCTTGGAAGCCTTCCTACGTCCGCATTCAAGAGATTAAAGCAAAGACGGTGCCTACTCCGCTTGCCCAGACTAGCTTAAAAACAAAGAGCGTTAAAGAAAAGGATCGCATCTCGTCCCACTGCAGCCAGTACAGGAACTCAGATAGTGAAAGAAGCAAAGACTCCAGGAATTACAGTGACAGGAGCTATGAATATAAGAGAAGGTCACACAGCAGGTCTTCCAGGAGTAGATCATACAGCAGGTCTTACAGTAGATCACAGAGCAGGAGCCGCTCAAGCTCAAGATCGGGCTCCCGAGAGAAATATGAAAGTAGGTCTTCCTCCTACAGCAGATCAGATTCATACAACTCGTACGatgatgagaaaaataaaaaatcaagctCTGTATGGAGGAAACTATACAATAAAAGGCAAGAAAGCAGCCCCGAAGCTACAGTTGAAGACAAGCATGTGGCCAACAGTAGAAAATCTTCTCTAAAGAAGGACAGTCGCAGCTTATCCTCATCGGAGTATTCTACCGACAGTGAAAACAGCCAAGTGGAAAGAAGCAAGAAGGACGATACCGActcgaagaggcaaaagagtaAAACTGATTCTCCGTCAGAAACGGACAGCGTTCATCCTGCTGATCCCAAACTTGACGAACCAAGCGTTGACCAAGCATTGGCTGTAGAGGGGAAGAAATCCAAGTCGGGCTGGGACAGTGACAGCGACAACTCCAGAAAGAAGGTAACCAATAAAGATCAGTCATCTGCGGCACAGCAGCCAGATCCCAGTAGGATGGAGGAGAAATCTGAAAACAGCAAGGCATTTCCCATCAGTAAATGGGACTCCGAGAGTGACTCTGAGGGGGTGGCAAAAAAAAGCAACGCAGATGATTCTAAGCGTTCCTCCAGCAAAGAAGAAGGGGAAGCCAGCTCCGAGACGGAGAGCGAAGGCCAAATATCGCTACACAGCAAAACAAGCAGAGTATCGGTGAATGCATCGCCTGCAGATTCAGACGCCCATATAATGACTGCTGTACAGACCGAGCATTTCCCTGTGGCTGAAGTCTCTGAGGTGGTAGTAGTCAGTGAAAAGCATAAGAGCAGAAAAAAGGCCAAGCGGAAGCACAAGCACAAGAAAAGGAGTTCAGCAAAGTCTGAGGAAAGGGCAAAAAGCAAATCCAAAAGCAAGAAGTCAAAGAAGAAGCATCAGAAGCCCAAGGAGACTTTCCACTGGCAGCCTCCCCTGGAGTTtggtgaagaggaggaggaggagcagcaaTCCCAAAAGAAGCAAGGTAGCCTGAAAAAGGGTGTATTGAAGGAAACCCCCTTAAAGCCCATTAGAAGGAGGACTTTATCAAAATGTGAAGATAACGAGGTTATCGTTATCACTGAAGAAAGTCAGAAGTTGCCCAAAGAAAAATGCTCATCGCAAGCAGACGCTCACAGTGTGAAAGATATTACTGAAAGGACCAAACCAGGGCACCAATCAAAGCAGTCCTCTGTCAGTGGGACAAGTCCAAACAAGAAAGAGACGACAGACTTAATAACCACTCGAACCAATTATgtcaacacaaacaacaaaccGTTACCAAAGTCCCCAGATCAGCCAGAGCCATCTGATGATAGTATGGAGATCTGTACCCCTGAGCACCACACCCCAGATAGAAATGATTTTTATGGTATTACTGAAATATCAGAAACCATTTCTCACAGTAAAGAGTCACCTCTAGGTATTTCGAAAGATGCTTTCAGATTAACTCCAGTGGACCATTCCAAGGTGTCATCTTCAACTCTGTTGGTAAATAATTGTTCTGGGGAAGAAAATGCCAGAACTGAAGTCTCCGTAGCAGTGACGGATCCAAAATGGAAGCCTCTCAAAGGCATTTCTAATCAGCAGCCAGTTGGCATCAGGAATTTTGAAGTTAAGAGTATAGATACCTCCGATCCAGGGGAAAACAAGCCGCAGGGCCTCCGTATCGAGATCAAAAGCAAGAGCCGCGTGCGACCTGGATCTCTGTTTGACGAAGTCCGGAAGACAGCCAGGCTAAATCAGAGACCCCGGAATCAGGAGAGCTCGAGTGAGGAGAGGTCTCCATCCGTAGAGGACAAGGGTAAATCTCGGAGCCGGACCAGGTCACACAGCAAGTCCAGATCCGTATCCTCCCTAAGAACGAGGTCCAGAACCAGATCCCTGTCCTACAGCCGATCACGGACCCGGTCGAGAAGCTCAAGCTATTCCTACAG ATCCAGGAGTTACAGCAGGAGTCGCAGCAGGAGGCGGTACAGCAGAGGTCGGTCCAGGACTCGGAGCAGCACTTACCGAAGCTACAGGAGTCGCAG CAGTAGGACGTACAGTAGGAGTCATTCCAGGAGTAGGTCTTATGATCGACAGAGGAGATCCAG GTCCTACAGCTACGACAGCTATTACAGCCGCAGTCGCAGCCGCAGCAGTCGTAGGAGGAGTGACAGCTACAGGAAGTCGAGGAGCTACGACCGCAGATCCAG GTCCTACCGCTCCTACAGTCGGAGTGATCGCAGTTACTCCCGCCGGCGCAGTCACAGCGGCAGCAGCAGATACAGCTGA
- the nktr gene encoding NK-tumor recognition protein isoform X3 — protein MMGVKDRPQCYFDVEINRDPVGRIVFQLFSDICPKTSKNFLCLCTGEKGTGKSTGKKLCYKGSTFHRIVKSFMIQGGDFTEGNGRGGESIYGGYFKDENFVLKHDRAFLLSMANRGKDTNGSQFFITTKTAPHLDGVHVVFGLIISGFEVIKQIENLKTDSASRPYADVRVIDCGQLITKSANDVLGCKRKLLSCSSDSSVSSLDTLSLSSTSESDSDSEEKYRRRKRKRPAKSRHAKRRRKEGKGKENNQRPSSSQRKPEVVEDEKEKDLNVKRDKPVVRPEEIPPVPENRFLLRRDVPIQVAEPEQTKQVISSITKDLKPAVTKSGRKIKGRGTMRYHTPTQSRSRSKSEDDRGSSETPPHWKEEMQRTKTYKPPSGEKWSKGDKLNDHHSSRWKDRSASPWSRSWSHEYFSDRSSERSSEHRTPRKEKKKTKHKKKSKKQKHSKRSKRLKSKAKDSPLSEDGSSLSSSRRSKISSNHERRSRSLSTSSRHSSRKDWTGSDKKHRSSPSSKGSRSYTRSKSRSRSYSRSRSRNHSRSRSRSSSRSGSLSRSRSRSHRSTSSRSSRNTPINESNKAKADASRPATVTNEKAAPPAATESAPVLPISDSPPPSRWKPGQKPWKPSYVRIQEIKAKTVPTPLAQTSLKTKSVKEKDRISSHCSQYRNSDSERSKDSRNYSDRSYEYKRRSHSRSSRSRSYSRSYSRSQSRSRSSSRSGSREKYESRSSSYSRSDSYNSYDDEKNKKSSSVWRKLYNKRQESSPEATVEDKHVANSRKSSLKKDSRSLSSSEYSTDSENSQVERSKKDDTDSKRQKSKTDSPSETDSVHPADPKLDEPSVDQALAVEGKKSKSGWDSDSDNSRKKVTNKDQSSAAQQPDPSRMEEKSENSKAFPISKWDSESDSEGVAKKSNADDSKRSSSKEEGEASSETESEGQISLHSKTSRVSVNASPADSDAHIMTAVQTEHFPVAEVSEVVVVSEKHKSRKKAKRKHKHKKRSSAKSEERAKSKSKSKKSKKKHQKPKETFHWQPPLEFGEEEEEEQQSQKKQGSLKKGVLKETPLKPIRRRTLSKCEDNEVIVITEESQKLPKEKCSSQADAHSVKDITERTKPGHQSKQSSVSGTSPNKKETTDLITTRTNYVNTNNKPLPKSPDQPEPSDDSMEICTPEHHTPDRNDFYGITEISETISHSKESPLGISKDAFRLTPVDHSKVSSSTLLVNNCSGEENARTEVSVAVTDPKWKPLKGISNQQPVGIRNFEVKSIDTSDPGENKPQGLRIEIKSKSRVRPGSLFDEVRKTARLNQRPRNQESSSEERSPSVEDKGKSRSRTRSHSKSRSVSSLRTRSRTRSLSYSRSRTRSRSSSYSYRSRSYSRSRSRRRYSRGRSRTRSSTYRSYRSRRTYSRSHSRSRSYDRQRRSRSYSYDSYYSRSRSRSSRRRSDSYRKSRSYDRRSRSYRSYSRSDRSYSRRRSHSGSSRYS, from the exons ttGGACGCATTGTCTTTCAACTTTTTTCGGATATCTGTCCAAAAACAAGTAAAAATTTTCTTTGTCTGTGCACAG GTGAGAAGGGAACTGGCAAAAGTACAGGAAAGAAGTTGTGCTATAAGGGCTCCACTTTCCATCGAATTGTGAAGAGCTTCATGATCCAGGGAGGGGATTTTACTGAAG GTAATGGAAGAGGAGGTGAATCAATATACGGTGGCTACTTTAAAG ATGAAAACTTTGTTCTCAAACATGACAGAGCATTCCTTTTGTCAATGGCCAACCGAGGCAAAGACACAAATGGCTCGCAGTTTTTCAT AACGACAAAAACAGCACCGCACCTGGATGG AGTGCATGTGGTCTTTGGACTGATTATCTCAGGTTTTGAGGTGATCAAACAAATCGAGAATCTGAAAACTGACTCTGCCAGCCGACCTTATGCAGACGTGAGGGTGATTGACTGTGGCCAGTTAATAACAAAATCTGCAAATGATG TTTTGGGGTGCAAAAGAAAGCTACTGTCCTGTTCATCAGACAGCTCTGTCAGTTCTCTGGATACCTTGTCGTTGTCCTCAACCTCCGAGTCCGACAGCGACTCGGAGGAGAAGTACAGGCGCCGCAAGAGGAAAAGGCCTGCAAAGAGCAGGCATgccaagaggaggaggaaggagggAAAGGGGAAGGAGAACAATCAGAGACCTTCATCAAGCcaaagaaa ACCGGAAGTGGTCGAGGATGAAAAAGAGAAGGACTTGAATGTGAAAAGAGATAAGCCTGTGGTTCGACCTGAAGAGATTCCCCCGGTGCCAGAGAACAGATTCCTACTCCGCAGAGACGTGCCCATCCAGGTGGCTGAACCCGAGCA aaCAAAACAGGTCATTTCCTCAATAACAAAAGATCTCAAACCAGCTGTAACAAAATCCGGACGTAAAATCAAAGGACGAGGTACAATG AGATATCACACTCCTACGCAATCGAGGTCCCGGTCGAAGTCTGAGGATGATCGAGGAAGCAGCGAAACCCCCCCTCACTGGAAGGAAGAAATGCAGAGAACGAAGACGTACAAACCGCCCAGTGGAGAGAAATGGAGTAAAGGAGACAA ATTGAACGACCATCATTCAAGCAGATGGAAAGACAGAAGTGCCTCGCCGTGGTCAAGGTCCTGGTCACACGAGTACTTCTCTGATCGCAGCAGTGAGAGGTCCAGCGAACACAGGACACCCagaaaagagaagaagaaaactaAACACAAGAAGAAGTcaaaaaagcaaaagcattCCAAGAGGAGTAAAAGGTTGAAAAGCAAAGCCAAAGATTCTCCCCTGTCCGAAGATGGGTCGTCCCTCTCTTCGAGCAGAAGATCAAAGATCTCCAGCAACCACGAAAGGaggtctcgctctctctcaacCTCCTCGAGGCATTCCTCCAGGAAAGACTGGACGGGATCCGATAAAAAGCATCGTTCCTCTCCGTCTTCCAAAGGCTCCCGTTCGTATACACGGTCGAAAAGCAGGTCAAGATCGTACTCTAGAAGTAGATCTAGAAACCATTCAAGATCGAGATCAAGGTCTTCCTCAAGGTCAGGAAGTCTGTCCAGGTCCCGATCCCGATCTCACAGAAGTACATCTTCCAGATCGTCAAGAAACACTCCGATTAACGAGAGTAACAAAGCAAAAGCAGATGCTTCAAGACCAGCCACAGTTACCAATGAGAAAGCGGCGCCACCAGCAGCCACTGAGAGTGCTCCAGTTTTACCTATAAGTGATAGTCCACCTCCTTCTCGATGGAAACCTGGACAAAAGCCTTGGAAGCCTTCCTACGTCCGCATTCAAGAGATTAAAGCAAAGACGGTGCCTACTCCGCTTGCCCAGACTAGCTTAAAAACAAAGAGCGTTAAAGAAAAGGATCGCATCTCGTCCCACTGCAGCCAGTACAGGAACTCAGATAGTGAAAGAAGCAAAGACTCCAGGAATTACAGTGACAGGAGCTATGAATATAAGAGAAGGTCACACAGCAGGTCTTCCAGGAGTAGATCATACAGCAGGTCTTACAGTAGATCACAGAGCAGGAGCCGCTCAAGCTCAAGATCGGGCTCCCGAGAGAAATATGAAAGTAGGTCTTCCTCCTACAGCAGATCAGATTCATACAACTCGTACGatgatgagaaaaataaaaaatcaagctCTGTATGGAGGAAACTATACAATAAAAGGCAAGAAAGCAGCCCCGAAGCTACAGTTGAAGACAAGCATGTGGCCAACAGTAGAAAATCTTCTCTAAAGAAGGACAGTCGCAGCTTATCCTCATCGGAGTATTCTACCGACAGTGAAAACAGCCAAGTGGAAAGAAGCAAGAAGGACGATACCGActcgaagaggcaaaagagtaAAACTGATTCTCCGTCAGAAACGGACAGCGTTCATCCTGCTGATCCCAAACTTGACGAACCAAGCGTTGACCAAGCATTGGCTGTAGAGGGGAAGAAATCCAAGTCGGGCTGGGACAGTGACAGCGACAACTCCAGAAAGAAGGTAACCAATAAAGATCAGTCATCTGCGGCACAGCAGCCAGATCCCAGTAGGATGGAGGAGAAATCTGAAAACAGCAAGGCATTTCCCATCAGTAAATGGGACTCCGAGAGTGACTCTGAGGGGGTGGCAAAAAAAAGCAACGCAGATGATTCTAAGCGTTCCTCCAGCAAAGAAGAAGGGGAAGCCAGCTCCGAGACGGAGAGCGAAGGCCAAATATCGCTACACAGCAAAACAAGCAGAGTATCGGTGAATGCATCGCCTGCAGATTCAGACGCCCATATAATGACTGCTGTACAGACCGAGCATTTCCCTGTGGCTGAAGTCTCTGAGGTGGTAGTAGTCAGTGAAAAGCATAAGAGCAGAAAAAAGGCCAAGCGGAAGCACAAGCACAAGAAAAGGAGTTCAGCAAAGTCTGAGGAAAGGGCAAAAAGCAAATCCAAAAGCAAGAAGTCAAAGAAGAAGCATCAGAAGCCCAAGGAGACTTTCCACTGGCAGCCTCCCCTGGAGTTtggtgaagaggaggaggaggagcagcaaTCCCAAAAGAAGCAAGGTAGCCTGAAAAAGGGTGTATTGAAGGAAACCCCCTTAAAGCCCATTAGAAGGAGGACTTTATCAAAATGTGAAGATAACGAGGTTATCGTTATCACTGAAGAAAGTCAGAAGTTGCCCAAAGAAAAATGCTCATCGCAAGCAGACGCTCACAGTGTGAAAGATATTACTGAAAGGACCAAACCAGGGCACCAATCAAAGCAGTCCTCTGTCAGTGGGACAAGTCCAAACAAGAAAGAGACGACAGACTTAATAACCACTCGAACCAATTATgtcaacacaaacaacaaaccGTTACCAAAGTCCCCAGATCAGCCAGAGCCATCTGATGATAGTATGGAGATCTGTACCCCTGAGCACCACACCCCAGATAGAAATGATTTTTATGGTATTACTGAAATATCAGAAACCATTTCTCACAGTAAAGAGTCACCTCTAGGTATTTCGAAAGATGCTTTCAGATTAACTCCAGTGGACCATTCCAAGGTGTCATCTTCAACTCTGTTGGTAAATAATTGTTCTGGGGAAGAAAATGCCAGAACTGAAGTCTCCGTAGCAGTGACGGATCCAAAATGGAAGCCTCTCAAAGGCATTTCTAATCAGCAGCCAGTTGGCATCAGGAATTTTGAAGTTAAGAGTATAGATACCTCCGATCCAGGGGAAAACAAGCCGCAGGGCCTCCGTATCGAGATCAAAAGCAAGAGCCGCGTGCGACCTGGATCTCTGTTTGACGAAGTCCGGAAGACAGCCAGGCTAAATCAGAGACCCCGGAATCAGGAGAGCTCGAGTGAGGAGAGGTCTCCATCCGTAGAGGACAAGGGTAAATCTCGGAGCCGGACCAGGTCACACAGCAAGTCCAGATCCGTATCCTCCCTAAGAACGAGGTCCAGAACCAGATCCCTGTCCTACAGCCGATCACGGACCCGGTCGAGAAGCTCAAGCTATTCCTACAG ATCCAGGAGTTACAGCAGGAGTCGCAGCAGGAGGCGGTACAGCAGAGGTCGGTCCAGGACTCGGAGCAGCACTTACCGAAGCTACAGGAGTCGCAG GACGTACAGTAGGAGTCATTCCAGGAGTAGGTCTTATGATCGACAGAGGAGATCCAG GTCCTACAGCTACGACAGCTATTACAGCCGCAGTCGCAGCCGCAGCAGTCGTAGGAGGAGTGACAGCTACAGGAAGTCGAGGAGCTACGACCGCAGATCCAG GTCCTACCGCTCCTACAGTCGGAGTGATCGCAGTTACTCCCGCCGGCGCAGTCACAGCGGCAGCAGCAGATACAGCTGA